In Paenibacillus dendritiformis, the DNA window AACCCGGCGTCGCCGGCCGCGGCTTCAGCTGCGGGTCAATCCGCCACGGGCAGCTCGTTGGCAGGGAATGCCGCCGCGAGCGCGGGCAGCAGACCCGATGCCGGGCAGGCGGGCACAGGCGCTTCGCCAGCGGCATCTGGAGCGGCAGGGCCTACGGCATCAACGGGCACCGCTGCTGCGGGAGGCGAAAGCGCTCCTGGCGGGACGGCAACGGCCGCCAGTGGGCTCGCCCAGGCACCCGCCGCGGGAGGAGGCGCCTGGATTGGGCGCCTTCTCCAACTGCTCGGCGTGCCGCATGAGCAGCAGGTGCATCGCGCGGCCGTCCTGGAGATGACGGCCGCAGGGAGCGGGACGCCGCAAGGCGAAGGCGTCCCGGGACACGGCGCGGCAGCGGAGAGCACCGCCGTCCGGCCGCAACCCGGCTCAGCCGCGCCGCCAGCGGCTGGCGCGGCCGATACAGCGGCGCAGGCTCCGGCGATGCCGGGAACGCCTGCGCCGCCGGAGGCGGCTGCGCGCCCTCAAGCGCCGCACACGCCCGCGCCGGGCGGCACGCCGGGGCAGGCTCCGGCCGCAGAGCCCGGAGCCGCAGCGCGTGCCGCGGCCGCCACAGCGCCGGAAGCGGCTCAGGCGCAGCCGCAGCAGAGCGCGGCGCAGGCGACCGCCGCGCCGGCGGAGTCGCTGAAGAGCGCGCTGCTTCAGCTCCTCCAGAGCGAGACGCTGCCGCCGGCAGTTCGCGAGGCGGCACAGCAGCTGGTCCATCAGATTACCGGCCAGCAGCTGCTGTTGACAAGCGATCGGCAAGCGCCGTTCACGCATGTCACCCTGTTCGTGCCGCTCGTGACGCCGGACGGCCAGCAGACGGCTGCCGTCCATATCCAGTCGCGGCAGAGCCGCCGCGGCGAGCTGGAGTCGGACAACTGCCGCCTCTGGTTCGATCTGAACATGAAGGCGCTGGGACGGACGCTCGTCGACGTTCAGGTCGTAGAGCGGGCCGTGGCGCTACATATTCATCAAGCGAATGAGGGCATCGGTGAATGGCTGGGCGGGTTCCGCGGCGAGGTGGAGGAAGCGATGAATCGGATCGGATATCAGTTATCGGCGTTCCGCATTTTGCCGATGCCGGAGACGAAGACGGACGAGCCAAAGAACCGGACCGGGATTGATATGGACGATTATGCGCTTCAGCCGTACAAAGGGGTAGATATTAAAATATGAAAGACCCGGAAGCATCATCCCGGACAACCGGGCGCTATCAACGGAAGACGGCGGTCGCGCTGTCCTACAAGCCGGAGCAGCATGAGGCGCCGGTTGTCGTCGCCAAAGGGCAGGGGCAGCTGGCCGAACAAATATTGGAGAAGGCGAAGGAGAGCGGCGTGCCGATCCAGGAGGACGCCTCTTTGGTGGAGGTGCTCTCCAAGCTGGACATCGACCAGCAGATTCCGGCCGAGCTGTATCATCTGGTGGCGGAAGTGCTGACCTTCATCTACCGGACCGATCAACGGGCCGAGAAAGGATGGAATCGTCATGAATGAGTTCCGCCGCGGCGCGGGGAGCTTTATGCAGGATAAGCAGACCGGGAAAAGACGGAGCGGCGGCCTCAACCGGAAGGAGAAGGGGGCGGTCGCGGAACGGCTGGCAGCCGAGCAGCTTCAAGCGCTCGGCTATCGCATTATTCACAGGAACTGGCGCTGCCCCATAGGCGAAATTGACATCGTCGCACGCGACGGCAATTGTTGGGTTTTCGTCGAGGTGCGCAGCCGGTACGGCACTGCCGGGGCGGAGGAGGCTGCCGAAGCCATTGACTGGCGGAAGCAGCACAAGGTTAGAGCCGTGGCCGAAGTGTACGTGAACCGTTACCGGCTCCATGAAGCGGAAATCCGCTTCGACGCTGTCGCGGTTGCCTTGGGTCGCGCCCCTTCTTTTCCTCCGGACATTACGGTGTTCCGCAATGCATTTTAATCGATGAGACGGTCGTCTCTCCTATGATGTTCCCCCCGGGAAAGGCGTATGCTTCGTTACTCCTCCTTGCGCCGATCGAGCGAGCGGTATTGAATGGCTTCCGCGACATGGGCGGCTCCGATTGCATCCTGATCCTCCAGATCGGCAATCGTCCGCGCGAGCTTCAAGAGCCGATCATGCGCCCGCAGACTTAGACCCAATTGATCGTACGCCTGCTGCAGAAGTTGCTCCGCCTCCGGCGATATCGCGCCGTGCCGGCGCAGCAGCGACCCGGTGAGCTCGCTGTTGAAGCGCAGCTTCAATCCGGCGTAGCGCCGGGCTTGGCGCCGGTGAGCCTGAAGCACCATGGAACGCATCTCAGCCGAAGAGAGAGACGGGCCTTTCCATTCCGTGACCGGAGAGCGGGGCACCTCGACCTGCATATCGATCCGGTCGAGCAGGGGCCCGGACAATTTGGCGCGGTATTGGGCCAGCCGCACCGGAGTGCAGCGGCAGTCGCCCTCGGAAGACGATCTGTACCCGCAAGGACATGGGTTCATGGAGGCGGCCAGCATGAAATGGGCCGGGAAACGGTACACCGCCCGCGCCCGTCCGATCGAAACCTGGCGATCCTCCAGCGGCTGCCGCAGCACCTCCAAGGCTTGGCGCGGGAATTCGGGGAGCTCGTCCAGGAAGAGCACGCCATGATGAGCCAAGCTGACCTCCCCCGGCTTCGGAATCGAACCGCCGCCGATGAGCCCGGCGGAGGAGATGGAGTGATGCGGCGCCCGGAAGGGGCGCTCCCGCATCAGGCCGCCGCCCGCCCGCTCCCATTTGCCGGACACGCTGTACAGCTTCGACACTTCTAATGCCTCGTCGTCGCTCAGCGGCGGCAGGATCGACGGTAGGCGGCGGATGAGCATCGTCTTTCCCGTACCTGGAGGCCCGGTCAGCAGTATATTGTGCATGCCGGCCGCGGCCACGACGAGGGCGCGCTTCGCATGGAGCTGTCCATAGACATCGGCATAGTCCTCCGACCGGTTGGATATGTCGCATTCTCTCTGCCGCAAGCGCGGCGTGGCCGAATCGGCCCCGGCAGACCAAGGGGCGAGCTCCTCCAGCCGGAGCAGCTCATGCAGATGCCGCAGCGGATAAATGTCCAGCCCCTCCACGAGTGCCGCTTCCTCCGCATTGCCGCAGGGGACGAGCATCCGCTTGAAGCCCTGCTTGCGCGCTTCGTCGGCGAGGGACAATATGCCGGGAACCGGCCG includes these proteins:
- a CDS encoding DNA ligase, encoding MNISQMVRGLVGEARPGEQRTLELKSGQVVRGTVASVAENGREAVIQINGVPVRAVLDTPMRPGQTAWLQVQGQQADGMIMLKAADGPAFAQLPSIEEALKQSGLPDEGWARRLLHELQKGGLPLTKELASRLAQALAAKPPAVPAEQWMQAAGLALRRQLPLSGETLRGLQQAMFGKPLNDLLAGFQRTGEAALARSAGGTAGGTAPWAAPLREAQALVRDIMASLPRMDSASGAGPSSQAPAPATAGGNPASPAAASAAGQSATGSSLAGNAAASAGSRPDAGQAGTGASPAASGAAGPTASTGTAAAGGESAPGGTATAASGLAQAPAAGGGAWIGRLLQLLGVPHEQQVHRAAVLEMTAAGSGTPQGEGVPGHGAAAESTAVRPQPGSAAPPAAGAADTAAQAPAMPGTPAPPEAAARPQAPHTPAPGGTPGQAPAAEPGAAARAAAATAPEAAQAQPQQSAAQATAAPAESLKSALLQLLQSETLPPAVREAAQQLVHQITGQQLLLTSDRQAPFTHVTLFVPLVTPDGQQTAAVHIQSRQSRRGELESDNCRLWFDLNMKALGRTLVDVQVVERAVALHIHQANEGIGEWLGGFRGEVEEAMNRIGYQLSAFRILPMPETKTDEPKNRTGIDMDDYALQPYKGVDIKI
- a CDS encoding EscU/YscU/HrcU family type III secretion system export apparatus switch protein translates to MKDPEASSRTTGRYQRKTAVALSYKPEQHEAPVVVAKGQGQLAEQILEKAKESGVPIQEDASLVEVLSKLDIDQQIPAELYHLVAEVLTFIYRTDQRAEKGWNRHE
- a CDS encoding YifB family Mg chelatase-like AAA ATPase, which gives rise to MYGKLWSASICGVDGRLIQVEIDISPGLPSVNLVGLPDAAVRESVERVRAAVRNSGWKFPLARITVNLAPADVRKEGTSFDMAIAAGLLCTSGQLSAEPLGGMLLVGELALDGSTRPVPGILSLADEARKQGFKRMLVPCGNAEEAALVEGLDIYPLRHLHELLRLEELAPWSAGADSATPRLRQRECDISNRSEDYADVYGQLHAKRALVVAAAGMHNILLTGPPGTGKTMLIRRLPSILPPLSDDEALEVSKLYSVSGKWERAGGGLMRERPFRAPHHSISSAGLIGGGSIPKPGEVSLAHHGVLFLDELPEFPRQALEVLRQPLEDRQVSIGRARAVYRFPAHFMLAASMNPCPCGYRSSSEGDCRCTPVRLAQYRAKLSGPLLDRIDMQVEVPRSPVTEWKGPSLSSAEMRSMVLQAHRRQARRYAGLKLRFNSELTGSLLRRHGAISPEAEQLLQQAYDQLGLSLRAHDRLLKLARTIADLEDQDAIGAAHVAEAIQYRSLDRRKEE
- a CDS encoding YraN family protein, which encodes MNEFRRGAGSFMQDKQTGKRRSGGLNRKEKGAVAERLAAEQLQALGYRIIHRNWRCPIGEIDIVARDGNCWVFVEVRSRYGTAGAEEAAEAIDWRKQHKVRAVAEVYVNRYRLHEAEIRFDAVAVALGRAPSFPPDITVFRNAF